A DNA window from Stenotrophomonas indicatrix contains the following coding sequences:
- a CDS encoding class I SAM-dependent rRNA methyltransferase, with translation MNTPLPVVRLKNAWRSSHPWIFQKLVEKPTVRPKPGSLVDVVGVDGEFIGRGFYNGHSRIAVRILETDPQIPLDAGWFSRKIAQAVSLRREVLKLDAVSDAWRVVHSEGDGLSGLVVDRYGDLVVVEFFAAGMFRHREWIYDALREQFPGCRFHSFADEHVQKQESFDFHGNTTTEASVITEYGIKFRADPAGAHKTGFFADQRENREWLSQQVEGKSVLDLCCNTGGFAVYAAARGASEVVGIDIDEDVIQIAKGNSRLNNVRPKFVQSDIFPWLRDAANRGEQYDVVILDPAKMTRDRDQVITALKKYLDMNKLALGVVKPGGLFATFSCTGLVAEDQFLDMLRRAAYFSGRTIQILKVAGAGPDHPFMAHVQESRYLKAVFCRVVD, from the coding sequence ATGAATACCCCCCTTCCCGTTGTCCGCCTCAAGAACGCGTGGCGTTCCAGCCACCCGTGGATCTTCCAGAAACTGGTCGAGAAGCCGACCGTCCGGCCCAAGCCCGGCTCCCTCGTCGATGTCGTCGGCGTGGATGGCGAGTTCATCGGCCGTGGCTTCTACAACGGGCATTCGCGTATTGCCGTACGCATCCTCGAAACCGACCCGCAGATCCCGCTGGATGCCGGCTGGTTCTCGCGCAAGATCGCCCAGGCGGTGTCGCTGCGTCGTGAGGTGCTCAAGCTCGATGCGGTGTCCGACGCCTGGCGCGTGGTGCACAGCGAGGGCGATGGCCTGTCCGGCCTGGTGGTCGACCGCTACGGCGACCTGGTGGTGGTGGAGTTCTTCGCCGCCGGCATGTTCCGCCACCGCGAATGGATCTACGACGCCCTGCGTGAACAGTTCCCGGGTTGCCGCTTCCACAGCTTCGCCGACGAACACGTGCAGAAGCAGGAAAGCTTCGATTTCCACGGCAACACCACCACCGAAGCGTCGGTGATCACCGAGTACGGCATCAAGTTCCGCGCCGACCCGGCCGGTGCGCACAAGACCGGTTTCTTCGCCGACCAGCGCGAGAACCGTGAGTGGCTGAGCCAGCAGGTGGAAGGCAAGAGCGTGCTCGACCTGTGCTGCAACACCGGCGGTTTCGCCGTGTACGCGGCCGCGCGCGGTGCATCGGAAGTGGTCGGCATCGACATCGATGAGGACGTCATCCAGATCGCCAAGGGCAATTCACGTCTGAACAACGTGCGCCCGAAGTTCGTCCAGTCCGACATCTTCCCGTGGCTGCGCGATGCGGCCAACCGTGGTGAGCAGTACGACGTGGTGATCCTGGACCCGGCGAAGATGACCCGCGACCGCGACCAGGTGATCACCGCGCTGAAGAAGTACCTGGACATGAACAAGCTGGCGCTGGGCGTGGTCAAGCCCGGTGGCCTGTTCGCCACGTTCTCCTGCACCGGCCTGGTGGCCGAGGACCAGTTCCTGGACATGCTGCGTCGTGCGGCGTACTTCTCCGGCCGCACCATCCAGATCCTGAAGGTGGCCGGCGCCGGCCCGGACCATCCGTTCATGGCCCACGTGCAGGAATCGCGTTACCTGAAGGCCGTGTTCTGCCGCGTGGTGGACTGA
- a CDS encoding TerC family protein gives MQTIGNLWLWGGFAAVVVIALLVDLVLMRHGGPHKVTFKEALWWSIGWVALALAFNGGLWFYLNETAGQVVANKVGLEFLTGYLVEKALAVDNIFVFLMIMSYFAVPEEQRQKVLIIGILGAIVLRTIMIFAGSVLITQFHWLLYVFGAFLLFTGWKMWFAAGQEPDLEANPALRWMRKHLRLLPDYEGNAMSVKRDGVRWFTPLFAVLILIAVTDVIFAVDSIPAIFAITTDPFIVLTSNVFAVLGLRAMFFLLAGMADRFHLLPYGLALVLAFIGIKMMIIDLFKIPTPISLGVVAVIIAATVVLSLKNPPKEGGA, from the coding sequence ATGCAGACGATCGGTAATTTGTGGTTGTGGGGCGGCTTCGCAGCGGTGGTGGTCATCGCCCTGCTGGTCGACCTCGTATTGATGCGCCACGGTGGCCCGCACAAGGTCACTTTCAAGGAAGCCCTGTGGTGGTCCATCGGCTGGGTCGCGCTGGCGCTGGCCTTCAACGGCGGCCTCTGGTTCTACCTGAACGAGACCGCCGGCCAGGTCGTGGCCAACAAGGTCGGCCTGGAGTTCCTGACCGGCTATCTGGTCGAGAAGGCGCTGGCGGTGGACAACATCTTTGTCTTCCTGATGATCATGAGCTACTTCGCGGTGCCGGAGGAACAGCGCCAGAAGGTGCTGATCATCGGCATCCTGGGTGCGATCGTGCTGCGTACGATCATGATCTTCGCCGGTAGCGTGCTGATCACCCAGTTCCACTGGCTGCTCTATGTATTCGGCGCCTTCCTGCTCTTCACCGGCTGGAAGATGTGGTTCGCCGCGGGCCAGGAGCCTGACCTGGAAGCCAACCCGGCCCTGCGCTGGATGCGCAAGCACCTGCGCCTGCTGCCGGACTACGAAGGCAACGCGATGAGCGTCAAGCGCGACGGCGTGCGCTGGTTCACCCCGCTGTTCGCGGTGCTGATCCTGATCGCGGTGACCGACGTGATCTTCGCAGTGGACAGCATCCCGGCGATCTTCGCGATCACCACCGACCCGTTCATCGTGCTGACCTCCAACGTGTTCGCGGTGCTCGGCCTGCGTGCGATGTTCTTCCTGCTGGCCGGCATGGCCGACCGCTTCCACCTGCTGCCGTACGGCCTGGCCCTGGTGCTGGCCTTCATCGGCATCAAGATGATGATCATCGACCTGTTCAAGATCCCGACCCCGATCTCGCTGGGCGTGGTCGCGGTGATCATCGCCGCCACGGTGGTGCTGAGCCTGAAGAACCCGCCGAAGGAAGGCGGCGCCTGA
- a CDS encoding rhomboid family intramembrane serine protease — protein sequence MNTNAPLPAGDAPAARNDRTRILRAFNASLAAVLVLVAVFALQDHFDWRPWAVAPLEAKGLLGLIGGPLLHGSVEHIAANSFAILILGTLAGSVYPKATLRALPLLWLGSGIGAWMLGNPGSFHLGASGVTHGLMFLLASLGLLRRDRAAIATGLIGMLFYGGMLMTVLPHADGVSWQSHMGGAFAGIIAALLFRNADPLPPRPRYSWEDEEDEVEPLADDELEPPSPQRVPVLWQPREGQDYVVIPFRRPEDPRG from the coding sequence ATGAACACGAACGCGCCCCTGCCCGCCGGCGACGCGCCGGCCGCCCGCAACGACCGCACGCGCATCCTGCGCGCCTTCAATGCCAGCCTGGCCGCCGTGTTGGTGCTGGTGGCCGTGTTCGCCCTGCAGGACCATTTCGACTGGCGGCCCTGGGCGGTCGCACCGTTGGAAGCCAAGGGCCTGCTCGGCCTGATCGGCGGACCGCTGCTGCATGGCTCGGTCGAACACATCGCCGCCAACAGCTTCGCCATCCTGATCCTCGGCACCCTGGCAGGCAGCGTCTATCCCAAAGCCACGCTGCGCGCCCTGCCCCTGCTGTGGCTGGGCTCGGGCATCGGTGCGTGGATGCTCGGCAACCCCGGCAGCTTCCATCTCGGCGCCAGTGGCGTCACCCACGGCCTGATGTTCCTGCTGGCCAGCCTTGGCCTGCTGCGCCGCGACCGCGCGGCGATCGCCACCGGGCTGATCGGCATGCTGTTCTACGGCGGCATGTTGATGACCGTGCTGCCGCATGCCGACGGTGTGTCCTGGCAGTCGCACATGGGCGGAGCCTTCGCCGGCATCATCGCCGCACTGCTGTTCCGCAACGCCGACCCGCTGCCGCCGCGCCCACGTTACAGCTGGGAGGACGAGGAAGACGAGGTCGAGCCGCTGGCCGATGACGAACTCGAGCCGCCGTCACCGCAGCGCGTGCCGGTGCTGTGGCAGCCGCGCGAAGGGCAGGACTATGTGGTGATCCCGTTCCGCCGGCCGGAAGACCCGCGCGGTTGA
- a CDS encoding glycerophosphodiester phosphodiesterase, giving the protein MKSWGRALLLSLAVAPSVAMSAESSPPAAHKVSVYGHRGASALLPEHTLAAYAQAIADGADYIEPDLVMTKDGVMVARHENEIGGTTDVAEHEEFAKRKTRKVIDGQTVEGWFTEDFTLAELKTLYARERLPEFRSTAYDGQFRIASLDEILAFLVQQAGRANRGIGLVPEIKHPTYFQSIGLPMEDTLLAALRGNAYTNVGPVTIQSFETANLRYLRGKIPRGNNIRLLQLLWKGDAQPADIAKAGGALTYAQMMTPAGLKDIAAYADGIGPELRSIIPLDANGALGTPTALVRDAHALGLMVIPYTFRPENHFQASNLRKGADNARNAEGSIAEMRAYLATGIDAFFTDDPALGRQAVDGTGAAANAAN; this is encoded by the coding sequence GTGAAGTCGTGGGGTCGTGCGTTGCTGTTGTCGCTGGCCGTGGCACCATCGGTGGCCATGAGTGCTGAATCCTCCCCTCCGGCCGCACACAAGGTGTCGGTCTACGGCCACCGCGGTGCAAGCGCGCTGCTGCCCGAGCACACGCTGGCGGCCTATGCGCAGGCCATCGCCGACGGTGCCGATTACATCGAACCGGACCTGGTGATGACCAAGGACGGGGTGATGGTGGCCCGCCATGAGAACGAGATCGGTGGCACCACCGATGTGGCCGAGCACGAGGAATTCGCGAAGCGGAAGACCCGCAAGGTCATCGACGGGCAGACGGTCGAAGGCTGGTTCACCGAAGACTTCACCCTGGCCGAGCTGAAGACCCTGTACGCCCGCGAGCGCCTGCCGGAGTTCCGCAGCACTGCCTACGACGGCCAGTTCCGCATTGCCAGCCTGGACGAGATCCTGGCGTTCCTGGTCCAGCAGGCCGGTCGTGCCAACCGTGGCATCGGCCTGGTGCCGGAGATCAAGCACCCGACCTACTTCCAGTCGATCGGCCTGCCGATGGAAGACACGCTGCTGGCCGCGCTGCGCGGCAACGCCTATACCAACGTCGGCCCGGTCACCATCCAGTCGTTCGAGACGGCCAACCTGCGCTACCTGCGCGGCAAGATCCCGCGTGGCAACAACATCCGCCTGCTGCAGCTGCTGTGGAAGGGCGACGCCCAGCCGGCCGACATCGCCAAGGCCGGCGGCGCGCTGACCTATGCGCAGATGATGACCCCGGCGGGGCTGAAGGACATCGCGGCCTATGCCGACGGCATCGGCCCTGAGCTGCGCTCGATCATCCCGCTGGATGCCAACGGTGCGCTGGGCACGCCGACGGCGCTGGTGCGCGATGCGCACGCGTTGGGCCTGATGGTGATTCCGTACACCTTCCGCCCGGAGAACCACTTCCAGGCCAGCAACCTGCGCAAGGGCGCGGACAATGCGCGCAACGCGGAGGGGTCGATCGCGGAGATGCGTGCCTACCTGGCGACCGGCATCGATGCCTTCTTCACCGATGACCCGGCATTGGGCCGGCAGGCGGTGGATGGAACGGGCGCGGCGGCGAACGCGGCGAACTGA
- a CDS encoding BRCT domain-containing protein: MKETLAKELQMHQDHVSYVHFTSPAQLTRALNSLAGIIEGISIDGEINADERRFLAHWIQDHLHQRQQHPFTELMPVVERALGEGRMDEDAVEDLRWLIDRMRSSDRVNATTADLQRLHAVLGGIIADGRVSETELRGLSDWMEEHVHLQGCWPYDEIGHLVAKVLTDGVVDGQEQDLLRQFFSEFIALGDDRTLTDPSLQIAGSLVGLCAVAPEIHFEEKGFCFTGASSRGSRADIHALVTARGGRVHSAPSKKVDYLVIGAEGNPCWSYACYGRKVERAVELRKEGLRIMIVHERDFHDALVD; this comes from the coding sequence GTGAAGGAAACTCTGGCAAAGGAACTGCAGATGCATCAGGACCATGTTTCTTACGTCCACTTCACCAGCCCGGCGCAGCTCACCCGTGCACTGAACTCGCTGGCGGGCATCATCGAAGGGATCTCCATTGATGGGGAGATCAACGCCGATGAACGCCGCTTCCTGGCTCATTGGATCCAGGATCATCTTCATCAGCGCCAACAGCACCCCTTCACCGAACTGATGCCGGTGGTCGAGCGCGCGCTTGGCGAGGGCCGCATGGACGAAGATGCGGTGGAAGACCTGCGATGGTTGATCGACCGGATGCGTTCAAGTGATCGGGTCAACGCTACTACGGCCGATCTCCAGCGGTTGCATGCTGTGCTGGGCGGCATCATCGCTGACGGCCGCGTTTCGGAAACCGAGTTGCGTGGCCTCTCGGACTGGATGGAAGAGCATGTCCATCTGCAGGGATGCTGGCCTTACGATGAAATCGGACACCTGGTGGCCAAGGTGCTGACTGATGGCGTGGTGGATGGCCAAGAACAGGATCTGCTTCGCCAGTTCTTCAGCGAGTTCATCGCCTTGGGCGACGACCGCACCCTGACCGATCCGTCGTTGCAGATCGCCGGAAGTCTGGTCGGGCTTTGCGCGGTGGCTCCCGAAATCCATTTCGAAGAGAAGGGATTCTGTTTCACGGGTGCTTCGTCCCGAGGGTCACGCGCCGATATCCACGCGCTGGTGACGGCACGAGGAGGACGGGTGCACAGTGCACCATCGAAGAAGGTGGACTACCTGGTGATCGGCGCTGAGGGAAATCCCTGCTGGAGTTACGCCTGCTACGGTCGCAAGGTGGAACGCGCAGTGGAACTGCGCAAGGAAGGACTCCGGATCATGATTGTCCATGAGCGTGATTTCCACGACGCCTTGGTTGACTGA
- the mnmE gene encoding tRNA uridine-5-carboxymethylaminomethyl(34) synthesis GTPase MnmE, translated as MNDMKRTETIVAIASAPGAGGVGLLRLSGPRAAAIANALGAPTLRPRHAHYARLRDADGEVIDDGIVLWFPAPNSFTGEEVVELQGHGSPVLLQQLVARCIALGARQARPGEFSERAFLNGKLDLAQAEAIADLIAAGDNRAARAARRSLDGVFSRRIEAVVEQLVLLRIHVEAAIDFADEPLDTLGGAQVRRGLEQARSDLALLRRDAERGRRLRDGLHAVLIGPPNAGKSSLLNALAGSERAIVTDIAGTTRDTLRETIRLDGLELTLVDTAGLRDGGDAIEREGMRRARAEIERTDLALIVLDARDPAAGEAAIGEAVLAVPHKVYIHNKSDLLDAMPVRDDPDRVFVSAATGAGLDELHARLRSIASAGAGEQVEGEFSARTRHVDAIERAQEHAQRADGELVHEHLELAAEELRLAHDALGEITGQMSADDLLGRIFSSFCIGK; from the coding sequence ATGAACGATATGAAGCGCACCGAGACCATCGTGGCCATTGCCAGCGCGCCCGGCGCGGGCGGCGTGGGCCTGCTGCGCCTGTCAGGCCCGCGTGCCGCAGCCATTGCCAACGCACTCGGCGCACCGACGTTGCGCCCGCGGCATGCGCACTACGCGCGCCTGCGCGATGCAGACGGTGAAGTGATCGACGATGGCATCGTGTTGTGGTTCCCGGCGCCGAACAGCTTCACCGGCGAAGAAGTGGTGGAACTGCAGGGCCATGGCAGCCCGGTACTGCTGCAGCAACTGGTCGCACGCTGCATCGCATTGGGGGCGCGGCAGGCGCGGCCCGGCGAGTTCAGTGAGCGCGCGTTTCTCAACGGCAAGCTCGACCTGGCACAGGCCGAAGCCATCGCCGATCTGATCGCGGCCGGTGACAACCGAGCGGCGCGCGCAGCACGACGCTCGCTGGACGGTGTGTTCTCGCGCCGCATCGAGGCGGTGGTCGAACAGCTGGTGCTGCTGCGCATCCACGTGGAAGCGGCCATCGATTTCGCCGACGAACCGCTGGATACACTCGGCGGTGCACAGGTGCGGCGTGGCCTGGAACAAGCGCGCAGCGATCTGGCCCTGCTGCGTCGCGACGCAGAGCGTGGCCGTCGTCTGCGCGATGGCCTGCATGCGGTGCTGATCGGCCCACCGAATGCCGGCAAGAGTTCGCTGTTGAACGCGCTGGCCGGTAGCGAGCGTGCCATCGTCACCGACATCGCCGGCACGACCCGTGACACGCTGCGCGAGACCATCCGCCTGGATGGGCTGGAACTGACCCTGGTCGATACCGCCGGCCTGCGCGACGGTGGCGATGCCATCGAACGCGAAGGCATGCGTCGCGCGCGCGCGGAGATCGAGCGCACCGACCTGGCGTTGATCGTGCTGGATGCACGCGATCCGGCAGCCGGCGAAGCCGCGATCGGCGAAGCGGTACTGGCGGTGCCGCACAAGGTCTACATCCACAACAAGTCGGATCTGTTGGATGCGATGCCGGTGCGGGACGACCCGGACCGCGTGTTCGTCTCCGCTGCCACCGGCGCGGGACTGGACGAGCTGCATGCGCGCCTGCGTTCGATCGCTTCGGCCGGGGCAGGGGAGCAGGTGGAGGGCGAATTCTCCGCACGTACCCGCCACGTCGATGCGATCGAGCGCGCGCAGGAACACGCGCAGCGGGCGGATGGCGAGCTGGTGCACGAGCACCTGGAGCTTGCGGCCGAGGAGCTGCGTCTGGCGCACGACGCGCTGGGCGAAATCACCGGGCAGATGAGTGCCGATGACCTGCTGGGTCGGATTTTTTCCAGCTTCTGCATCGGCAAGTAG